CAGCCTTCCAGAGCTGGAGCAGATCCTTGAGGATCGTTTGAACATCCTGCGTGAGCGCCGCGGAGAGCGTCGCTCAGCTTAGTCTTCAGACTCAAGCAGAAAGGCCGGGCCGGTTCCTTCGGGAACCGGCCCGGCCTCTTCTTTTGGAAGCTACCTCTACTTTGCGAGGGCCGGCTGTTTGCCGGTGAGCTTGGCCCAGCGTGCTGCGAGGCCCCATTTGGTCACGTTGATCATGGCTTCCACCACGATGTTGCCGCTCATCTTGGATGCGCCGAGTTCCCGCTCAACGAAGGTGATGGGGCGCTCCTCAATGCGCAGGCCGAGCTTGGCAACGCGCCAGGCAAGGTCAACCTGAAAGCCGTAGCCTACTGAGTCCACTTCATCCAGTTTGAGGGCTTCAAGCGTGCTGCGGCGGAATGCACGGTAGCCTCCAGTGACGTCCTTGATTTTCAAGCCAAGCATGATGCGGGCATAGGTGCTGCCGATACGTGAGATCGCCTGGCGGTAGAGCGGCCAGTTAACAACACTGCCTCCCGGTACCCAGCGTGAGCCCATCGCCAGGTCCGCGCCCTCTTTGACAGCATCCAGGAGGAGGGGCAATTGCTCGGGCTTGTGGGAGCCATCGGCGTCCATTTCGACCAAGACGTCATACCCGGCGGCGAGGCCCCATTTGAAGCCGGCGATGTAGGCTGCGCCGAGGCCTTCTTTGCCTTTACGGTGCAGTACGTGCACTTGCTGGTCCTCGGCGGCTATGCCGTCGGCAAGTTGTCCCGTGCCGTCCGGGCTATTGTCATCAACCACCAGGACGTCCGACTCTGGGACTGCTGTCCGCAGCCGGCCCAGGGTCTTGGGGAGCGATTCCAGCTCGTTGTAGGTAGGGATGATCGTCAGGACACGCAAGAAGAGGCCTTTCCTTGATGGAGCGGTCAGTGTGCCGGACCAGCCTCAGGGCTGGCGTTCTGGCGCAACTCTCCATTATAGGGCGATTGCGTGCACTGCTGAGGCAGCTGTGGCCCTGGCCACACACAGGTAAGTGCTGCGGGCAGGTCCATAGACCCAGGACCAGTGTTGTCCGGACAGGTATTTTGCCGGACGAACCGTTTTCTGGGGCCCTATGGGCCTGCCCACTCGCGTACCGCCACCAGGCCAAATCCTGGCCGCGACCAGATAATTACTCCCGGGTGAACCCAAGCCTTAATGATCTGTTGAGCCTCAATGTTACGGACTTTACAAAAGCTGTCAACCACGGGCTGACCTGCCCATTCGTGCATCGTCCCAGTTCAGCAGGGGACAGTCGAAGGTGGGGAAATATGCGCTCAGACTCGAAGAGATTGGTGCGCGAAGAGCTCCTGGCCTTCCCTCACGGTCTGCAGGCACACAGGATCGCTCCCGGTATCCAGCGCCGGGAGCAAGGGCGTGCGGGCGCGCGGATCGGTGCTCCACGACTGCACACGGCTATCGGCTACCTGCACCATAAGTTCCTCAACTTCCCATACCGCGAAGCTGGCTGGCGCACCGGGCACTAGCTGGCCCATGAGGGGGTTCCTGTGCTTGGCTGCCCGCCAGCCTGCCCGCGTGTGGCCAAGGAAGGCCGCGCGTGCTGAAATGCGCTGCTCAGGGTTGCTGTGTTCCAAGCAGGCACGGATGCTGGACCATGGGCTGAGTGGCGTCACGGGACTATCGCTGCCAAAGGTGATCGGAACTCCGTTGGCGTAGAACGCCGCGAACGTGTTCATAGCCTTGCTGCGGTCGCCCAGTCGCTGCTCGTAGAGTCCTCCAGGGCCTCCCCATGCAGCATCGAATGCCGGCTGCATGCTGACCGTCACGGAGTACTTCGCCAGTTTCTTCACGGCAGACTGGTCGGCGAGCTCAACGTGTTCAAAGCGGTGTCCTGCTGCGCGGATACGCTGCTCCCCCACCTCGGCAGCTGCGGCATCCAATGCGTCAAGCGCAGCATCAAGGCCCGCGTCACCGATGACGTGGAAACCACCCTGGACACCCAGGAGTGAGCAAGCGGCAAGGTGCTTGGCGGCCTCATCCACAGACAGATACACGTTGCCACGTTGCCCTGGCGCGTCGGAATAGTCATGTCTCAAGGCAGCTGTGCGCGACCCGATGGAACCGTCGATGTTCAGGTCTCCTGCCAAGCCCAGGACTCCGGGCACTACACTTTCCAGGATCCTGCGGGCGTGATCTTCGGAGGACGCCAGCTCACCCCAATACGGCAGCACCTGCGGTTTTCCGGCCTGCCTGTTCCAGGACGTCGCCATGTGAAGATC
This window of the Arthrobacter sp. StoSoilB5 genome carries:
- a CDS encoding amidohydrolase family protein; the encoded protein is MSQAGLSAGDHPHNNDRKVTMYRNGSIYTAADPFATAMVVDGDTVAWVGSEQAATSIADSSMEIIDLRGALVAPGFVDSHTHLTETGLALAGLSLSGVRSARELLDAVAAAGGSGTVIGHGWDETTWQDPTLPMLEELEQASGGRQVYLSRVDVHSALVSSSLAAAAGLAGMDGFTGVDARVVRAAHTAARLAARRFSDAERSGYQVQALHHAASNGYVALAEMSAPHICGPEDLHMATSWNRQAGKPQVLPYWGELASSEDHARRILESVVPGVLGLAGDLNIDGSIGSRTAALRHDYSDAPGQRGNVYLSVDEAAKHLAACSLLGVQGGFHVIGDAGLDAALDALDAAAAEVGEQRIRAAGHRFEHVELADQSAVKKLAKYSVTVSMQPAFDAAWGGPGGLYEQRLGDRSKAMNTFAAFYANGVPITFGSDSPVTPLSPWSSIRACLEHSNPEQRISARAAFLGHTRAGWRAAKHRNPLMGQLVPGAPASFAVWEVEELMVQVADSRVQSWSTDPRARTPLLPALDTGSDPVCLQTVREGQELFAHQSLRV
- a CDS encoding polyprenol monophosphomannose synthase, coding for MRVLTIIPTYNELESLPKTLGRLRTAVPESDVLVVDDNSPDGTGQLADGIAAEDQQVHVLHRKGKEGLGAAYIAGFKWGLAAGYDVLVEMDADGSHKPEQLPLLLDAVKEGADLAMGSRWVPGGSVVNWPLYRQAISRIGSTYARIMLGLKIKDVTGGYRAFRRSTLEALKLDEVDSVGYGFQVDLAWRVAKLGLRIEERPITFVERELGASKMSGNIVVEAMINVTKWGLAARWAKLTGKQPALAK